The Sabethes cyaneus chromosome 3, idSabCyanKW18_F2, whole genome shotgun sequence DNA window AACATCCGGTAGAGCCTCCAGCACTTCCGGATTTACCATCCTGGATCTCCATCACCGCCAGATTCGCCACAGCTCGTCGATACACCTTGCCATCTGCCGTCCTCACATCCGCTTGCCGGATTCTTCCATCTGCTCCCTTCACGATTTCCTGCACGCGTCCTCGTCTCCAGTACTTCCGGTTCTTTCCTTCCACCATGAACACCAGATCTCCGACCTCTAGGGGCTTCGTGTCCTCGAACCATTTCGGGCGATGGTTGAGAGTAGGCAAGTACTCCTGTGACCACCGTTCCCATAACTTGCTAGCCAGGCATCGCGATCGGTGATACATGTTGCGCAGGGTTTCGTGGTATTGGTCGAGGTTGTCCAACACTGCGTCTTCCTTAGTTACCGTTCCACGAATGAAGTGGTTCGGTGATATGGCTTCTTCCCCGGCGGACTCCTGTGGAATGTACGTTAATGGTCGATGATTAATCATATCCTCGGCTTCTGCCAAGGCCGTGACGAGAATCTCGTCTGTCAGCTTCCGCCCGTCGTCCAAAACCCGTAGTGCCTCTTTGACGGACCGCACCATCCACTCCCAGACACCGCCCATGTGTGGTGTACTGGGAGGGTTGAAATGCCACGCTGTGATGGACGAAGTAGCCCGTTCCGCACACTCTCGATGGACCTTCTCGATCTCCTTCATCATCACGGTGTTCGCTCCGTGGAAGCACGTAGCGTTGTCAGAGAATATATGATCCGGATCGCCTCGTTTGCTCACGAAACGTCTGATGGCCATCAGGCAGGACTGCGTACTAAGGCTGTAAACCACGTCCAGGTGCACGGCCCTCACAGCCATACATGTGAAGACTACCACCCATCTCTTCTCCGTTCTGCGACCTATGGTTACCTCGACTGGCCCTAGATAGTCGACTCCTACCGCACTGAACGGCCGTAGGTGAGTAGTGGTACGATGAACGGGTAGCGGCCCCATCATTGGAGCAGTTGGAACACATCGATGCACCTTGCACCACACGCAAGTCTCGGTCGCTCGTCGAATAGCTGTTCGAGCGTTCTGTATCCAAAACTTTTGACGAAGCTCGTTGAACACGGTCTCCCTGTAAGCATGTCCAAACTTTACATAGTAATGCAGGATCAGCTTCTGGGTTATCTCGTGTCTCCCCGATAGTATGATCCGGAATTTCTTGTCGAACGGAATCACTTCATTGGATTCCATTCTTCCTCGTAGTCGCAGTACGCCTTCAGCGTCTAGTATTGGAGAACATTTGTACAGGACGCTGGATTTCTCGATTCTCTTCGGAGGTTGTCCCGCTTCTAGCTTGAGATTTGCTGTAAGGACGTTCATCTCCTCCGGGAAACTGGCGAATTGCGACTGCTTCCAGAGAACGGTTTCTGCCTGCCGAAGCTCTTCTTGTTGAAGTGGCAGCTGAACCGTTGAATACCTTGCTTTGATTAGCGGACGATGATGCTCTGTAGCTTGTGATGTCACGATTGGCTCGCCGGCCTTTTTACGGCGACAGTTGATGATGAATCGCACCACCGTTGCGGTCACTCGTACCAGCTTCGTCCAACGAGAAATAGCGCTCACATCCACCACTTCATGAAACATCACTAGACCTCTCGCCTCCTCGATGGTGTCTTCGCTTGGTTCGATCACCGGCCACTGGTCGCGCAGTTGATACAGCATCGTCGGACCCTTCACCCATTCCGATTCATTCTGCAAAGGAGGTCCTCGTCCCCACTTGGTGAGAACATCCGCGACGTTCTGCTTGGTCGGTACCCATCGCCAGTCCCTCATGTTGGTTAGTTCCAGAATTTCACCAACTCTAAATGCGACGAAttgtttatatttatattgATCTGACTGCAGCCACGACAGTACAGTTCGGGAATCGGTCCACAGAGTGGTGCGATCGATGTGCAGCGTAGTCGTTTCCAGAAAGGTTTGGCTCATTCGAGCACCGAGGACAGCAGCCATCAGCTCCAGTCTGGGAATTGACTGACGTTTTAACGGCGCTACCTTCGCGCGCGACATGACCAGACTACAGTTCACTTCTCCATCGACGACCGACCGAAGATATGTCACGCAGCCATAAGCGTGCTCGCTGGCGTCAGTAAAGATGTGCAGCTCGAGGGACTCTACCACCGTAGATTTAGCGCAACCAAGAAAACATCGTGGAATTCGTAGTGTCTCGACTTCCGGAAGCAAACCAACCCACTGCTGCCACAGGTTCCAGCAGCGTTCATCAATCTCTTGATCCCACTCACAACCACTACGCCAGAGATGTTGAACGAGTATCTTGCCATGGATTGTAAATGGCGACAGTAGCCCCAAAGGGTCGAAAAATCCCATAACACAGCTTAGGACATTTCGCTTTGTTGGCCGTGTTTCCCCGCACAGGTAGGCTTGCATTTCCGGTCGGGGTGTTGCGGAGAACGCAAAGACATCCGCTTCTTCCTCCCAGCTTACCCCAAGTACACGTTCGTTAGACTTCTGGGAACTGGACTTATCTAGATTGAAGACGACTGCTCCACCAGGTTTGGCGTCCCCCAATGCTGTCAAAACTTCTGACGAATTCGATACCCAGTTTCGAATATCAAACCCGGCTTTCTTATGAATGAACCTCACCTGTTTCGCTCGTTCAACCGCTTCCTGAACCGTGTCGGCACTGTCGAAGTAATCATCGACATAGTGCCTTTTGATGATGGCCACCGCTGCTTCCGGGAACTGTCCGGCATGCTCCTCCGCATTCCGGTTCTTGACGTACTGTGCGGATGCAGGCGAGCACGTTGACCCGAATGTGGCAACATCCATTACATACACTTTCGGCTTTTCTGCGCTATTGTTTCGGAACAGGAACCACTGGGCGGATTTGTCCTTGGCAACCATCTTCATTTGGTGGTACATCTCGCGGATATCCCCACCAAAGGCAACCCGCCGCTCCCGAAAGTTAAGAAGCACCGACACCAACGGCACCAGTAGGTCCGGCCCCTTCAGCAGCATCGAGTTGAGGGAGATTCCTTGGACCATCGCCGCAGCGTCCCAGATGAGCCTTACTTTGTCCGGCTTCTTCGGATTTAACACCACCTTCAGTGGAAGATACCACACCTTCTCGGGACTCGCATTGCGCAGCTCTGCTTCAGTGGCTTCATGGGCATATCCTTTCGCTTGATACTCATTGATCTGCTTCCGAACGTTTTGGTACAGCTCCGGCGACTTTTCCAGCTTTCTCTCCAACTGCTTGAGCCGTTTCAGCGCCATAGGGTAGCTGTCCGGGAAGCTCACGTCGTCCTTCATCCAGAGGAGACCCGTCTCGAAGTGATCCCCTACACGTTTCGTAGTCTGCTCTAGGATCGACCGAGCCCTCTTGTCTTCAGCCGATTCCCGTTGCACTCGGACTACCGATTCTTCGAGTGCGTGATGATTCTTGAGGAGATCATGAAGATCTTCGTTTGAGACTTCCTGATGGTAGCCTAGATAATGGCCTTGCGACTCAAGTGATGCTCGCCGTGGCCCATACACTGTCCAGCCGAGTTGGCACCGTACTGCGATTGGCTCGCTTATCGTGCCAATCTTCGCTTCTAACGGAGCAAAAGCGTGGATGTTGCTTAGCCCTATTAAAATTGCTGGTCGACCGTCATACGAACTGATCGGCAATCCCCGCATGTGGTCGTACTGCGCCGATAGTTCGTCAGCCTTGAGCGCTTGATGCGGTAGTCTTAACTTGTCGACTGTATACACCGACCGCAGCAAATTCTTCTCCGGATTCGCTTCATCGACCGCCGACATCCATAAATTCATTCGCCTGGAGTTCTTTTCCACTCGATAAACGTCCGCCGTCCAGTTGAGAACTAGTTTTTCCTTCACTCCGCCTAGCCCCAGGCGATCAGCCAATTCGGTCTCTATTAACGTAATGGAAGCTCCTTCGTCCAGGAACGCAAGGACAACCAGCGATTTTTCTCCGCAATGAACCATAACTGGAATCATACGGAACATCGTTGTACCACTGGGATTGATGTGTGCGTGCATGGCAACCGCCACCGTGGCCGGATGGATCAGCGAATTGTGAGATTCTCCGCAGCCATCCACGTCGCACCGAATTTTGAATCGACATTGCCCACTGTGCTCGTTCAGGCAGACCCTGCACAGTTTCCATTTGGTGACGATCTTCATTCTGTCTGCGAAGGACAGGTTTTTGAAATCCTGGCAGAATCTAAGCCGATGGTCGTCTCGCTGGCACGCTCTACACGGCTTCTGCTTCTGCCGATCGTTCCGACCGTTGGATCCACTCGCCTCAATGTGGCTGTATAGAGCTGCTTTCTCCTTCGGCTTGGCCTTGCCGCTGGTCCCCGCTGCTGCCTTTATGTCCGGCTTATATTCGTAGTTGACGTTCGCCTCGCAAGCGTCAGACACGATCTTGGA harbors:
- the LOC128741073 gene encoding uncharacterized protein LOC128741073, encoding MSSKSLDLTTTPCEQCKQISTENEAMIACDNCDQWYHTRCVGITTMPKKDKKWFCPDDSCQAVYQEKLKKNRDKKNPTPIPPTVAEKLKAMDAERKGKEEEMEAEWMIKQKEIEINNALKEKQMRLDCNLREQQLESARQLREKEMEEKRILFETELREKQEHFEEMKLMEAAHREKLSKLEMQMAKVDFKRKPSNNKKSGSQDIQPSTSKKSPKERRPGKLTKEILDRFDKNNGGEEDEDESSDGDFDDDSDASDNEQTVDGDNDDDENKSHISSQNGQGPQRIGPSRAQLSARNGLTRKLPTFTGKPEEWPLFFGAYQASNEACGYSDVENLVRLQESLKGAALESVRGQLLLPKSVPRVITKLRQLYGRPEQLLQSHLERVRKLDSPRADRLASFIPFGNAVEQLCEHLEAAELTLHLVNPILIQDLVSKLPDGEKRQWLHYKRKKKEVTLRTFTDFISKIVSDACEANVNYEYKPDIKAAAGTSGKAKPKEKAALYSHIEASGSNGRNDRQKQKPCRACQRDDHRLRFCQDFKNLSFADRMKIVTKWKLCRVCLNEHSGQCRFKIRCDVDGCGESHNSLIHPATVAVAMHAHINPSGTTMFRMIPVMVHCGEKSLVVLAFLDEGASITLIETELADRLGLGGVKEKLVLNWTADVYRVEKNSRRMNLWMSAVDEANPEKNLLRSVYTVDKLRLPHQALKADELSAQYDHMRGLPISSYDGRPAILIGLSNIHAFAPLEAKIGTISEPIAVRCQLGWTVYGPRRASLESQGHYLGYHQEVSNEDLHDLLKNHHALEESVVRVQRESAEDKRARSILEQTTKRVGDHFETGLLWMKDDVSFPDSYPMALKRLKQLERKLEKSPELYQNVRKQINEYQAKGYAHEATEAELRNASPEKVWYLPLKVVLNPKKPDKVRLIWDAAAMVQGISLNSMLLKGPDLLVPLVSVLLNFRERRVAFGGDIREMYHQMKMVAKDKSAQWFLFRNNSAEKPKVYVMDVATFGSTCSPASAQYVKNRNAEEHAGQFPEAAVAIIKRHYVDDYFDSADTVQEAVERAKQVRFIHKKAGFDIRNWVSNSSEVLTALGDAKPGGAVVFNLDKSSSQKSNERVLGVSWEEEADVFAFSATPRPEMQAYLCGETRPTKRNVLSCVMGFFDPLGLLSPFTIHGKILVQHLWRSGCEWDQEIDERCWNLWQQWVGLLPEVETLRIPRCFLGCAKSTVVESLELHIFTDASEHAYGCVTYLRSVVDGEVNCSLVMSRAKVAPLKRQSIPRLELMAAVLGARMSQTFLETTTLHIDRTTLWTDSRTVLSWLQSDQYKYKQFVAFRVGEILELTNMRDWRWVPTKQNVADVLTKWGRGPPLQNESEWVKGPTMLYQLRDQWPVIEPSEDTIEEARGLVMFHEVVDVSAISRWTKLVRVTATVVRFIINCRRKKAGEPIVTSQATEHHRPLIKARYSTVQLPLQQEELRQAETVLWKQSQFASFPEEMNVLTANLKLEAGQPPKRIEKSSVLYKCSPILDAEGVLRLRGRMESNEVIPFDKKFRIILSGRHEITQKLILHYYVKFGHAYRETVFNELRQKFWIQNARTAIRRATETCVWCKVHRCVPTAPMMGPLPVHRTTTHLRPFSAVGVDYLGPVEVTIGRRTEKRWVVVFTCMAVRAVHLDVVYSLSTQSCLMAIRRFVSKRGDPDHIFSDNATCFHGANTVMMKEIEKVHRECAERATSSITAWHFNPPSTPHMGGVWEWMVRSVKEALRVLDDGRKLTDEILVTALAEAEDMINHRPLTYIPQESAGEEAISPNHFIRGTVTKEDAVLDNLDQYHETLRNMYHRSRCLASKLWERWSQEYLPTLNHRPKWFEDTKPLEVGDLVFMVEGKNRKYWRRGRVQEIVKGADGRIRQADVRTADGKVYRRAVANLAVMEIQDGKSGSAGGSTGCYGQGNVHITGH